From one Ignavibacteria bacterium genomic stretch:
- a CDS encoding UMP kinase, with protein MMQPRYRRVLLKLSGESLMGSQSFGIDPIVIRSYAEEVRSIVELGVQVGIVLGGGNIFRGVQAAAAGIDQVSGDHMGMLATVINCIALQNALEALSVPVRLQTAIRMEQVAETFIRRRALRHLEKGRVVIFGAGTGNPYFTTDTAAVLRASEIDADVVLKGTRVDGVYDKDPEKHADAVKFTTISYSDALQRGLRIMDLTAITMAQENKKPIVVFNINGRGNLRKLVTGDDVGSTVL; from the coding sequence CTGATGCAGCCACGATATCGCAGGGTACTGTTAAAACTGAGCGGAGAATCACTCATGGGGTCGCAGTCCTTTGGGATCGACCCCATCGTAATTCGCAGCTATGCCGAAGAGGTCCGCTCAATCGTGGAATTAGGCGTTCAGGTGGGAATCGTGCTGGGCGGCGGCAATATCTTTAGAGGTGTACAGGCTGCCGCTGCTGGGATCGACCAGGTATCGGGCGACCACATGGGCATGCTTGCCACCGTCATTAACTGCATTGCACTGCAGAATGCACTGGAAGCTCTTAGTGTGCCGGTACGACTGCAGACGGCAATCAGAATGGAGCAGGTGGCCGAAACCTTTATTCGCCGTCGCGCTCTGCGTCACCTTGAAAAAGGCCGGGTGGTAATCTTTGGCGCCGGTACCGGCAATCCCTACTTTACCACCGATACCGCTGCCGTACTCCGTGCCAGTGAAATCGATGCCGATGTGGTGCTCAAGGGGACGCGGGTTGACGGCGTGTACGACAAAGACCCCGAAAAGCATGCTGATGCCGTGAAGTTTACCACGATTTCGTATTCCGATGCGCTGCAGCGCGGCCTCCGGATTATGGATCTTACAGCAATCACCATGGCACAGGAAAACAAGAAACCCATTGTAGTTTTTAACATTAACGGGCGCGGGAACCTGCGCAAGTTGGTTACGGGCGACGACGTTGGGTCAACCGTCCTCTGA
- the frr gene encoding ribosome recycling factor, translating into MPVQDIVKASSDLMKKSVEHLEQQFAKVRTGRASAALVDSVRVDYYGSPTPISQVGGISTPDARTLVIQPWDAGTVSAIEKAILAANLGLTPQSDGQIIRITVPPLTEERRKDIVKQCKKMAEDAKLAVRNVRRDANEDLRKAEKTEHFSEDERKRGEDDVQKNTDRFVKDIDHLLAEKEQQVMNE; encoded by the coding sequence ATGCCAGTACAGGATATTGTAAAAGCTTCGTCAGACCTGATGAAAAAATCCGTGGAACACTTAGAACAACAGTTTGCCAAGGTGCGCACCGGCAGGGCGTCGGCAGCACTGGTGGACTCGGTGCGCGTGGACTACTACGGATCGCCCACGCCAATCAGTCAGGTGGGCGGTATCAGTACACCCGATGCCCGCACACTGGTTATTCAGCCCTGGGATGCCGGTACCGTATCGGCCATCGAAAAAGCCATCCTGGCGGCCAACCTTGGTTTAACCCCGCAGAGCGACGGACAGATAATCCGCATTACCGTGCCGCCACTGACCGAGGAACGTCGGAAAGACATCGTTAAACAGTGCAAAAAAATGGCAGAGGATGCCAAATTAGCCGTACGAAACGTCCGCCGTGATGCCAACGAAGACCTCAGGAAAGCCGAAAAAACCGAGCACTTCTCCGAAGACGAACGCAAACGCGGTGAAGACGACGTCCAAAAAAACACCGACCGCTTTGTAAAAGACATTGACCACCTGCTTGCCGAAAAAGAACAGCAGGTCATGAACGAATAA
- a CDS encoding DUF2723 domain-containing protein, giving the protein MQNNSRMLHYVFAALVFVVSFTTYTLTVQPTVPFWDCGEFTAAAVQQQVPHPPGAPLFLMVGKLFNLIPIGDEGWRVNMLSVVASALTVLLLYLITVKVIRHFFLEPLDTFGNQLLVLGSGAMAALAYTFTDTFWFNAVESEVYASSSLFVALIVWLMMIWSERADDPGNEKYLLLIAYLIGLSVGVHLLSILAIFSLVLLIYLRKYKWSVKGLVLTGLVGVAAFVIVYYFVIMRFPAFFAGTFPFFRTEAREFPISDNALMPVVGLLLIAGTAWLAWWGHRRNKGMVSLSATSILLILLGYSTYAHIMIRANSNPPMNENNPKDFSGLVSYLGREQYGEAPMWPRRYQTDPRFRKAYLEAGKWNEIATKVVTRKDGTRMRMPDYSKTKVNTAGELKYMWDYQAYHMYWRYFLWNFSGRVSDRQDAPAYIPLATSASTVEYWTHKTGFGQDWPVNLWALPLLIGLYGLIVHFKRDPRMASIFLVLFLMTGILAALQQNQQNPQPRERDYFYVASFFVWAMWIGIGTFGLLSEVRKNVALQGGVFAVLLAVLPLNMAWQEWHVHSRAGNYMAFDYAYNILQSADKDAIIFTNGDNDTFPVWYLQDVAGVRQDVRIVNLSLGQTTWYVDQLKNQTPHGTKKIPLSFSDESLRVSEEDPKALGMEFGYEQVVEVPVKPEILAQYTKDPSVINAGVMRWTFRGSRRQQDDQGRMMYFIGVQHKLVRDIIEQTKFERPVYFSTSVGSPEWADEFVGLGDFLRLEGMCLRVCPVPQRSSVGEGVSRERMEAAIMKTLDGDEYFKEPHQGLKFRNLGGGPTYYDDVHRGYVLNYRNVFYKYATYLLYDEQDTLRAGQVLKAMNQKLSLDRFPMGVAFELQMAKFAELCNDTSEARALATRALTSARVLLDKPMLIAVEPQADKDMQPGRYAAEACMVLRQWSEAKNYYNQLATTTRQPVFAYLADDVEVSRLEKSGDLKGALAAAQALQSKYPMNADQGMQQAAAELQRRITELQQKMGINQASVLPFSISE; this is encoded by the coding sequence ATGCAGAACAATTCCCGAATGCTGCACTATGTTTTTGCAGCCTTAGTGTTTGTAGTTTCTTTTACAACCTATACGCTGACCGTGCAGCCAACGGTACCGTTTTGGGACTGTGGTGAGTTTACTGCCGCCGCGGTACAGCAACAGGTACCGCACCCACCGGGAGCACCACTCTTTTTAATGGTTGGAAAGCTATTCAACCTGATTCCGATTGGCGACGAAGGATGGCGGGTGAATATGCTCAGTGTGGTGGCAAGTGCGCTGACGGTGCTACTGCTGTATTTGATTACCGTAAAGGTGATCCGGCACTTCTTCCTGGAGCCCCTTGACACCTTCGGCAATCAGCTTCTGGTGCTGGGCTCAGGTGCAATGGCGGCTCTTGCCTACACCTTTACCGATACGTTCTGGTTTAATGCCGTGGAGAGCGAGGTGTACGCCTCGTCGTCACTGTTCGTGGCCCTCATCGTTTGGCTGATGATGATTTGGAGTGAGAGGGCCGACGATCCCGGTAATGAAAAATATTTACTGTTAATTGCCTACCTTATTGGTTTGTCGGTAGGTGTACACCTGCTCTCTATCCTTGCGATTTTCTCGCTGGTACTGCTGATTTATCTGCGTAAGTACAAATGGAGTGTAAAGGGGCTTGTGCTGACGGGTCTGGTAGGTGTTGCAGCATTTGTTATTGTTTATTACTTTGTGATTATGCGCTTCCCGGCCTTCTTTGCCGGCACGTTCCCGTTCTTCCGTACCGAAGCACGCGAATTCCCGATTTCAGATAACGCGCTGATGCCGGTAGTTGGACTCCTGCTGATTGCCGGGACGGCGTGGCTGGCATGGTGGGGACATCGCCGGAACAAGGGCATGGTGTCGCTCAGCGCAACCAGTATTCTGCTTATCCTGCTCGGCTACAGCACCTATGCCCACATCATGATCCGGGCCAACAGTAATCCTCCGATGAACGAAAATAATCCAAAGGATTTCTCGGGTCTGGTGTCGTACCTTGGACGTGAACAGTACGGCGAAGCGCCAATGTGGCCCCGCCGCTACCAAACCGATCCGCGCTTCCGCAAGGCGTACCTTGAGGCTGGAAAATGGAATGAGATTGCTACCAAGGTGGTTACGCGTAAGGATGGTACCAGAATGCGCATGCCCGATTACTCCAAGACCAAGGTGAATACAGCGGGCGAACTCAAGTATATGTGGGACTATCAGGCGTATCACATGTATTGGAGGTACTTCCTGTGGAACTTCAGCGGAAGGGTGAGTGACAGGCAGGATGCGCCGGCATATATTCCCTTGGCAACGTCGGCAAGTACGGTAGAGTACTGGACGCATAAAACAGGGTTCGGTCAGGACTGGCCGGTGAACCTGTGGGCATTGCCATTACTGATAGGCCTGTATGGTTTGATCGTTCACTTTAAACGCGATCCACGGATGGCAAGTATCTTCCTTGTCCTGTTCTTAATGACAGGCATCCTGGCAGCCTTGCAACAGAACCAGCAGAATCCGCAGCCACGGGAGCGCGACTACTTCTACGTGGCGTCGTTCTTTGTATGGGCAATGTGGATTGGTATCGGCACATTTGGCCTGCTGAGCGAGGTCCGCAAGAACGTTGCCCTCCAGGGCGGCGTGTTTGCCGTCCTCCTGGCCGTTCTCCCGCTGAACATGGCCTGGCAGGAATGGCATGTACACTCCCGCGCCGGTAACTACATGGCGTTCGACTACGCATATAACATCCTGCAAAGCGCTGATAAAGATGCAATCATCTTTACAAACGGTGATAACGACACCTTCCCGGTGTGGTACCTGCAGGATGTTGCAGGCGTCCGGCAGGATGTCCGCATCGTTAACCTGTCGCTTGGACAAACTACGTGGTATGTTGATCAGTTAAAAAATCAGACGCCACACGGCACGAAGAAAATCCCACTGTCGTTCTCCGATGAATCGCTGAGGGTGAGCGAGGAAGATCCCAAGGCGCTTGGCATGGAGTTCGGATACGAGCAGGTTGTAGAAGTTCCGGTAAAACCCGAGATCTTGGCACAGTACACCAAGGATCCGTCTGTCATTAATGCCGGTGTGATGCGGTGGACGTTCCGCGGTTCACGGCGGCAGCAGGACGACCAGGGCAGGATGATGTACTTTATCGGCGTACAGCATAAGCTGGTCCGCGATATCATCGAGCAAACGAAGTTCGAACGTCCGGTGTACTTCAGTACATCGGTTGGATCTCCGGAATGGGCCGATGAGTTTGTAGGTCTGGGTGACTTCCTGCGCCTGGAAGGTATGTGCCTGCGGGTTTGCCCCGTACCCCAGCGCTCGTCGGTGGGCGAGGGCGTCAGCCGCGAACGCATGGAAGCCGCTATCATGAAAACCCTGGATGGCGACGAGTACTTTAAAGAACCACATCAGGGGCTGAAATTCAGAAATCTGGGTGGCGGACCAACGTATTATGACGATGTGCATCGCGGATACGTTCTGAACTACCGTAATGTTTTTTATAAATATGCAACCTACTTGCTGTACGATGAACAGGATACGCTTCGTGCCGGACAGGTGCTGAAAGCCATGAATCAGAAACTGTCGCTTGACAGGTTCCCGATGGGCGTAGCGTTCGAACTGCAAATGGCAAAGTTTGCCGAACTGTGTAACGATACATCGGAAGCTCGTGCCCTTGCAACACGGGCGCTGACAAGTGCCAGGGTACTGCTTGATAAGCCGATGCTGATTGCCGTTGAGCCGCAGGCCGACAAGGATATGCAGCCCGGACGGTATGCGGCCGAGGCGTGCATGGTTCTTCGGCAGTGGTCAGAAGCCAAGAACTACTATAACCAGCTTGCCACCACCACACGTCAGCCGGTATTTGCCTACCTTGCCGATGATGTGGAGGTTTCCCGTCTTGAAAAGTCGGGTGATTTGAAAGGGGCTTTGGCGGCTGCTCAGGCGCTGCAAAGCAAGTATCCGATGAATGCTGACCAGGGTATGCAGCAGGCTGCCGCCGAACTACAGCGCAGGATCACCGAATTACAACAGAAGATGGGTATTAACCAGGCCTCTGTGCTGCCGTTCAGCATTTCGGAATAA
- a CDS encoding rhomboid family intramembrane serine protease: protein MNELFQAAPFTVLTIAATSIVTAMAFRNYAVLERLLLSTSAILNGEWYRLLSSALVHGGWMHLLLNMFVLWSFGSFLETMIGTWRFGMLYVIGVLVASFTSVVMYRNLADYRAVGASGGVSAVIGAVTVLFPTLGMYVFFIPIAIPAWITAAAFMAYSVIGAQKMQGSIGHAAHLGGTVFGMGFAVAFYPHVFVQQWVYFLPMVAAVGIAYLYVRRQTIGR from the coding sequence ATGAATGAGTTGTTCCAAGCGGCGCCATTTACGGTGCTCACTATTGCGGCTACGTCTATTGTAACAGCAATGGCATTCCGTAACTACGCTGTGCTTGAGCGCCTGCTGCTCAGTACATCTGCAATCCTGAACGGCGAATGGTACCGACTGCTTTCATCGGCACTGGTACATGGCGGCTGGATGCATCTGCTGCTTAACATGTTTGTGCTATGGTCATTTGGCAGCTTCCTTGAAACGATGATCGGTACCTGGCGCTTTGGAATGCTGTATGTAATCGGCGTGCTTGTGGCATCGTTTACATCGGTGGTGATGTATCGTAATCTTGCTGACTATCGTGCGGTGGGTGCCAGCGGTGGCGTAAGTGCCGTGATTGGCGCAGTAACTGTACTGTTTCCGACGCTTGGCATGTATGTGTTTTTTATTCCGATCGCAATTCCGGCGTGGATAACGGCTGCCGCCTTCATGGCTTATAGCGTGATTGGTGCGCAAAAGATGCAGGGCAGCATTGGTCATGCGGCACACCTTGGCGGAACCGTGTTCGGCATGGGCTTCGCTGTCGCGTTCTATCCGCATGTTTTTGTGCAGCAGTGGGTTTACTTTCTTCCGATGGTAGCCGCCGTTGGCATAGCGTACCTGTATGTGCGCCGACAAACCATCGGTCGGTAG
- a CDS encoding immunoglobulin domain-containing protein — MKRLQLLGLLFTIGVIQAAAVPRAEVFIRNSGQWPASVLYGAMVPNGMVWITPTGLTVDVRTPGTDGVAISSPVTYTVIGSRGSASVIEKQNPQGPTVSVFGNGMNGRLHTAESVTITNVLPGISIEYVWDAGTIRYNIHAQAGITPPVPFFSVTGSGTLGVHGTVTTTHTPNGSVAMQGVASFHSGHNTLLPTTTKVNGNTFGYSVSGRSPAKALTIDPLVIITGIAGNATEQVTGSARMPDGSLAIAGWTTSTSFSGLPQGVTADRSNAAAEDGFIAILSPDLRTLTHIAFLVGDKSDKINDIAIRKDGSIYVTGATTSQTFPLAGTPVGQLRGKDVDGFIAGFSADLSQQKLGMYLPGNGNDVATGITVSSMGHIVVVGTTTSTQGLTAAKVLVDSNSGGTDGFVYVLNSSLLYSEWFTYVGGTADDSFSKVALDRFDGIYACGTTKSANLPTYPRKQLIWQGEYDDNGEEIWVEVGRDCFGPVAIGGNSDVMVAKFNFSGLMEYLGYYGSPGADEGVSLYADSEVGVYIVGTSDSPGLPQQSPKHPYTGKIDVFVAVISADGFRVSGSAYLGGSNNDYPTACARVNGAIGAVVGYTESNNLEPFGPGAVVPSGKPGGFAAILSTSETSFITGINDIQGLTVPTGVSVDGYGDITIAGNLLPRSPGTDPSNIFAAKWAFGVLNYVSPDGNDVVCAGNPITVKWITESLDPTLPMEVSMSTDAGLTWSVIGSEVIGTSFTYKVPDNLPASALCKFRVRSARGHSVETVESLPYQQPARIVSQPQSSYPCPGAKVLLQTESLGDNVQYQWRKNKQPIIGATGATYVIPTMEAQNSGTYDVLVINGCSSLTSDPAVVEMLDKPVIDAQPKSATVTEGQPFELSVMARGSNLTYQWYKDGQPQANLTEPVIIISESTPEQSGSYTCTITSDCGEVTTDAAVIVIEKKVIDHVAEAWPAGSVLTVRPMPVGNAGVAEVPALAQAARLSVYTLQGTCLLQIPVPAAGTPQLIHIPVASLPAGSYTLVLTGMSQTLTTPLIVIR, encoded by the coding sequence ATGAAACGACTACAACTACTTGGTTTACTGTTCACCATTGGCGTCATCCAGGCTGCTGCAGTACCAAGAGCAGAGGTTTTTATCAGGAACAGCGGGCAGTGGCCAGCATCGGTTTTGTATGGTGCCATGGTACCGAATGGTATGGTTTGGATTACTCCAACCGGACTGACGGTTGACGTGCGGACACCCGGTACCGATGGCGTGGCTATTTCCTCGCCCGTTACTTACACCGTGATTGGCTCAAGGGGCTCTGCCAGCGTTATTGAAAAACAGAACCCTCAGGGTCCCACCGTATCTGTTTTTGGCAACGGCATGAACGGCAGACTGCACACTGCCGAATCAGTAACCATTACCAACGTATTGCCCGGCATCAGTATCGAATATGTCTGGGATGCCGGCACCATCCGGTACAATATTCACGCACAGGCCGGCATCACGCCGCCCGTACCCTTCTTTTCCGTTACCGGCTCCGGTACGCTGGGAGTACACGGAACCGTCACCACTACGCACACACCAAACGGGAGTGTGGCAATGCAGGGTGTTGCATCGTTCCATAGCGGACACAACACCCTGCTGCCCACCACCACAAAGGTCAATGGGAATACATTTGGTTATTCGGTGTCCGGACGCTCCCCTGCCAAGGCGCTAACCATTGACCCGCTGGTAATTATTACCGGCATTGCCGGCAATGCCACCGAGCAGGTTACCGGATCGGCACGGATGCCCGACGGCTCGCTTGCTATTGCGGGGTGGACCACATCGACCTCCTTCAGCGGTTTACCCCAAGGCGTTACTGCTGACCGCAGCAATGCTGCCGCCGAAGATGGTTTTATTGCCATCCTCTCTCCTGATTTGCGCACACTTACCCATATTGCGTTTCTTGTTGGCGACAAAAGTGATAAAATAAATGATATTGCCATCCGCAAGGATGGAAGTATCTATGTTACCGGGGCCACAACATCGCAAACCTTCCCGCTTGCCGGAACACCCGTAGGTCAGCTTCGTGGCAAGGATGTGGATGGCTTTATCGCCGGCTTTTCGGCTGACCTTTCGCAACAGAAACTTGGTATGTATCTGCCCGGAAACGGTAACGATGTTGCCACCGGCATTACTGTTTCGTCAATGGGCCATATTGTGGTTGTAGGCACAACAACATCAACACAGGGGCTCACGGCTGCCAAGGTGCTTGTGGATTCCAACTCAGGCGGTACAGACGGTTTTGTGTACGTTCTGAACAGCAGCTTGCTGTACTCTGAGTGGTTTACCTACGTAGGTGGTACCGCCGATGACTCTTTCTCGAAGGTGGCGCTGGACCGGTTTGACGGCATCTACGCCTGCGGTACTACAAAATCAGCGAACCTGCCTACCTATCCACGAAAGCAACTGATATGGCAGGGTGAATATGACGATAACGGTGAAGAAATCTGGGTCGAGGTCGGACGTGACTGCTTTGGTCCGGTTGCGATTGGCGGGAATAGTGACGTGATGGTTGCTAAATTTAATTTCTCCGGCCTCATGGAATATTTGGGATACTACGGAAGTCCCGGTGCTGACGAGGGTGTTTCGCTCTATGCTGATTCTGAGGTTGGCGTGTACATCGTTGGCACCAGCGATTCACCTGGACTGCCGCAGCAGAGCCCCAAGCACCCGTACACCGGCAAAATTGATGTGTTTGTGGCTGTGATCTCGGCAGACGGATTCAGAGTTTCCGGTTCTGCCTATCTTGGCGGTAGCAATAACGATTATCCAACGGCATGTGCCCGCGTAAATGGAGCGATTGGCGCGGTTGTCGGCTATACCGAATCAAATAATTTGGAACCGTTCGGTCCGGGTGCTGTGGTACCATCAGGAAAACCCGGCGGATTTGCCGCAATTCTTTCTACCAGCGAAACCTCGTTCATCACCGGAATCAACGATATTCAGGGCTTAACGGTGCCAACAGGAGTTAGCGTGGACGGGTATGGCGATATTACCATTGCCGGTAATCTGCTCCCGCGAAGCCCCGGAACCGATCCGTCCAATATCTTTGCGGCAAAGTGGGCGTTTGGTGTTCTGAACTACGTTAGTCCGGATGGTAATGATGTTGTATGCGCCGGGAATCCGATTACGGTGAAATGGATTACTGAAAGTCTGGATCCCACATTGCCAATGGAAGTTAGTATGAGCACCGATGCGGGCTTAACATGGTCAGTAATCGGTTCAGAGGTCATCGGAACGTCATTCACCTACAAGGTCCCCGATAATCTGCCGGCATCAGCACTCTGTAAGTTCCGTGTACGCAGTGCCCGCGGTCACTCTGTAGAAACGGTCGAATCACTGCCATACCAACAGCCTGCCCGAATTGTATCGCAGCCTCAGAGCTCATATCCGTGTCCGGGTGCAAAGGTGTTACTGCAAACAGAATCGCTTGGTGATAACGTGCAGTACCAGTGGCGCAAGAACAAGCAACCCATTATTGGAGCCACCGGCGCCACCTACGTAATCCCAACAATGGAAGCTCAGAATAGCGGAACCTACGATGTGCTTGTCATTAACGGGTGCTCGTCGCTCACATCCGATCCTGCCGTTGTAGAAATGCTTGACAAACCGGTTATCGACGCACAGCCGAAGTCGGCAACCGTTACGGAAGGACAACCCTTTGAGTTGTCAGTTATGGCAAGGGGCTCTAACCTTACGTACCAGTGGTATAAGGATGGCCAACCGCAAGCCAACCTCACCGAACCGGTGATCATTATCTCGGAATCAACACCGGAACAGTCAGGCTCGTACACGTGTACCATCACGTCGGACTGCGGCGAGGTAACAACGGATGCTGCCGTTATCGTGATCGAGAAAAAAGTTATTGACCATGTTGCCGAAGCATGGCCTGCAGGCAGCGTCCTTACCGTACGTCCGATGCCGGTGGGTAATGCCGGTGTTGCCGAAGTTCCGGCTCTTGCGCAGGCGGCCCGGCTTTCAGTGTACACGCTTCAGGGTACCTGTCTGTTACAGATTCCCGTCCCTGCAGCCGGTACCCCGCAACTGATTCACATCCCTGTGGCATCGCTGCCCGCTGGTTCGTACACGCTGGTCCTTACCGGCATGTCGCAGACCCTTACCACTCCGCTGATCGTTATCCGCTAA
- the queC gene encoding 7-cyano-7-deazaguanine synthase QueC, which yields MSDAGTPNTPLAVVLLSGGMDSCVTLAHAIERGFGIAALHVNYGQRTQQRELQAFTDICEYYGISRTLVVNISHLAQIGGSALTDTGIDVPPGDPESARIPVTYVPFRNANILAIAVSWAEVLGADAIFIGAVEEDSSGYPDCREVFFRAFEQVIATGSATGSTISIHTPLLHRTKADIVTMGIGLSAPLHLTWSCYQNNTYACGTCDSCMLRLKGFAAAGMTDSIVYQP from the coding sequence ATGTCGGACGCCGGCACTCCGAACACGCCACTTGCCGTTGTACTCCTCTCCGGTGGCATGGACTCCTGTGTAACCCTTGCCCATGCCATTGAAAGGGGCTTTGGTATCGCGGCACTCCATGTGAACTACGGCCAGCGCACGCAGCAGCGCGAACTTCAGGCCTTTACCGATATCTGCGAATACTACGGTATCAGCCGCACCCTGGTGGTTAACATCTCGCACCTTGCCCAGATTGGCGGCTCTGCGCTTACCGATACCGGCATTGATGTTCCGCCGGGTGACCCCGAATCTGCACGCATCCCTGTAACCTACGTACCCTTCCGGAACGCCAACATCCTTGCCATTGCGGTAAGCTGGGCCGAAGTTCTCGGCGCCGACGCTATCTTTATTGGTGCTGTAGAGGAAGACAGCAGCGGATACCCCGACTGCCGTGAAGTCTTCTTCCGCGCCTTTGAGCAGGTTATTGCCACCGGCTCTGCCACCGGCAGTACCATAAGCATCCACACCCCGCTGCTCCACCGTACCAAGGCCGACATTGTAACAATGGGAATCGGCCTGAGTGCTCCTCTGCACCTAACATGGTCGTGCTACCAGAACAACACCTATGCCTGTGGCACGTGCGACTCCTGCATGCTCCGCCTGAAAGGCTTCGCCGCTGCCGGTATGACCGACAGTATTGTATATCAGCCCTAA
- a CDS encoding T9SS type A sorting domain-containing protein, with product MNKLCLRFLFVFCFAATAALAQTQLPWSVVGSGGGIGAQAGQRLLSGTIGQPLIGIVAVTNGSKLSQGFWLPIPDTLVSVSESDGGTQLAADVTNYPNPFSSTTTIRFSTPLEGAIQVNVYDLAGNRVRSIRTELSLAGGQEIVFDGLTDNGAPLGSGTYLYEVTGIGLDGQPFRKIQRLTIVR from the coding sequence ATGAACAAACTTTGTTTACGTTTTCTTTTCGTTTTCTGCTTTGCTGCCACGGCTGCACTTGCGCAAACACAACTCCCGTGGAGTGTTGTTGGCAGTGGCGGTGGTATAGGAGCCCAGGCCGGACAGCGTCTGCTGTCGGGGACAATAGGCCAGCCCCTTATCGGCATTGTTGCCGTTACCAATGGCAGCAAGCTTAGTCAGGGTTTCTGGCTCCCCATTCCTGACACCCTGGTTTCAGTTTCCGAAAGTGACGGCGGCACCCAACTGGCTGCCGATGTTACCAACTATCCAAACCCGTTTTCCAGTACCACCACCATCCGGTTCAGTACGCCTCTTGAGGGCGCCATCCAGGTTAATGTTTATGACCTGGCCGGCAACCGTGTGCGGTCAATCCGCACCGAGCTGTCGCTTGCCGGTGGTCAGGAAATCGTGTTTGACGGATTAACCGACAACGGTGCTCCCCTCGGGTCGGGCACCTATCTCTACGAGGTAACCGGCATTGGTCTCGACGGCCAGCCGTTCCGTAAGATTCAGCGACTCACCATCGTTCGGTAA